One genomic window of Eptesicus fuscus isolate TK198812 chromosome 6, DD_ASM_mEF_20220401, whole genome shotgun sequence includes the following:
- the LOC114228018 gene encoding T-cell leukemia/lymphoma protein 1A-like produces the protein MSECPFTVCRSLHPGHLWIWWPNVYVDKNERTWLPIIIETESSLQVLMHQIDIPRGEAVQHSQLSPSMLPLMWQLYPGRRYCASNSSFWRIMYHIEISSIKNMVLEQLPDP, from the coding sequence ATGAGCGAGTGCCCATTCACCGTGTGCAGGAGCCTGCACCCTGGCCACCTGTGGATCTGGTGGCCAAATGTGTATGTGGACAAGAACGAGCGCACCTGGCTGCCCATTATCATTGAGACAGAAAGTAGCCTCCAAGTCCTCATGCATCAgatagacatcccccgaggagagGCTGTGCAGCACAGCCAGCTGTCCCCCAGCATGCTGCCTCTCATGTGGCAGCTCTATCCTGGCAGGCGGTACTGCGCCTCCAACTCTAGCTTCTGGCGCATCATGTACCACATCGAGATCAGCAGCATCAAGAACATGGTCCTTGAGCAGCTGCCAGACCCTTAA